The following are encoded in a window of Pelecanus crispus isolate bPelCri1 chromosome 6, bPelCri1.pri, whole genome shotgun sequence genomic DNA:
- the CD82 gene encoding CD82 antigen codes for MGSGCLKVTKYFLFLFNLLFLILGAVILGFGIWILADKTSFIAVLQMSSPSLKTGAYILIGVGALTMLMGFLGCLGAVNEIRCLLGLYFTCLMVILITQVAAGLVIYFQKEKLKEEVSHIIGNLIKNYNPLNDDERNLQVAWDYVQTQIACCGWAGAKDWENNEILINQSMTAYPCSCSNISKDLEVSRGFCKLDVPVNGTATYADWPVHEQGCMDGVEKWLKDNLGVILGVCTGVAVIELLGMILSISLCKNIHSEDYTKVPKS; via the exons ATGGGGTCTGGCTGTCTAAAAGTCACCAAGtacttcctcttcctcttcaatCTCCTGTTCCTT ATCCTGGGCGCTGTGATCCTGGGTTTTGGAATATGGATTCTGGCTGACAAAACCAGTTTCATTGCGGTTCTAC AGATGTCATCTCCCTCCCTGAAGACTGGTGCATACATCCTCATTGGTGTTGGGGCTCTCACCATGCTGATGGGGTTCCTCGGCTGTCTTGGAGCAGTCAATGAAATCCGATGTCTCTTGGGTCTG tacTTCACCTGCCTGATGGTAATCCTCATAACTCAGGTTGCTGCTGGTCTGGTCATCtacttccagaaagaaaag CTGAAAGAAGAGGTGTCCCACATAATTGGAAATCTGATTAAGAATTACAACCCTTTGAATGATGATGAGAGGAATTTACAAGTTGCATGGGACTATGTGCAAACACAG ATCGCCTGCTGTGGCTGGGCTGGAGCAAAGGACTGGGAAAATAATGAGATTCTTATCAACCAAAGCATGACAGCAtatccctgctcctgctccaatATCTCCAAGGACTTAGAGGTATCTAGGGGTTTCTGTAAGCTGGATGTCCCTGTCAACGGCACTGCAACATATGCTGACTGGCCTGTTCATGAGCAG GGATGCATGGATGGTGTAGAGAAGTGGTTGAAGGACAACCTTGGTGTCATTCTTGGGGTCTGCACTGGTGTTGCTGTTATAGAG ctgctggggatgATACTGTCCATTTCGCTCTGCAAGAACATACACAGCGAAGACTACACCAAAGTGCCCAAGTCTTGA